In one Crocinitomicaceae bacterium genomic region, the following are encoded:
- a CDS encoding class I SAM-dependent methyltransferase: MENNLIYLDRCPICHGFETAEFITSKDFSVSGETFTIVSCGSCGFKFTNPRPVEQSIGSYYKSDGYVSHSATKKGFVNKVYHLVRKYTLAKKVALINRLSKGRKLLDIGSGTGHFVAKAKLKGWDVKGLEPDTDARRIAQEVNSVALNDIIELHSLSEKFDIITLWHVLEHVYHLERDASKIASLLTDNGRLVIAVPNPESFDAQYYKEFWAAYDLPIHLYHFKKTDIIELLGRFDLELIDVLPMKFDSFYVSMLSEKYRGGKLSRAILTGLKSNWLAGTEKWSSQIYILRRKTH; the protein is encoded by the coding sequence TTGGAAAATAATTTAATATACCTTGATCGTTGTCCTATTTGTCATGGCTTTGAGACGGCGGAATTCATTACATCAAAAGATTTTTCGGTAAGTGGAGAGACATTTACCATTGTATCGTGCGGGTCTTGCGGATTTAAATTTACTAATCCAAGACCGGTTGAACAATCCATAGGAAGCTATTATAAATCAGATGGTTATGTTTCACATAGTGCCACAAAGAAGGGTTTTGTAAATAAGGTATATCACCTGGTTAGAAAATATACACTCGCAAAAAAAGTAGCTCTTATAAATCGCCTATCTAAGGGAAGAAAATTATTGGACATCGGTTCGGGTACCGGTCATTTCGTTGCAAAAGCAAAACTAAAGGGATGGGACGTCAAGGGTCTTGAGCCGGATACTGACGCACGAAGAATAGCCCAAGAGGTAAATAGCGTTGCATTGAATGATATTATTGAGCTTCATAGCCTGAGTGAAAAATTTGATATTATTACACTCTGGCATGTCCTAGAGCATGTTTATCATCTTGAACGGGATGCATCAAAAATTGCTTCATTATTGACTGATAATGGACGACTTGTAATAGCTGTGCCGAACCCTGAATCTTTTGATGCTCAGTATTATAAAGAGTTTTGGGCGGCATATGATTTACCTATCCATCTTTATCACTTTAAAAAAACCGATATCATAGAGTTGTTGGGTAGGTTTGATCTTGAATTGATTGACGTTTTGCCCATGAAGTTTGATTCATTTTACGTTTCAATGTTATCAGAAAAGTATAGAGGAGGCAAGCTATCAAGGGCAATATTGACAGGCCTGAAGTCAAATTGGCTTGCGGGAACTGAAAAATGGAGCTCCCAAATCTATATTTTGAGAAGAAAAACTCATTAG
- a CDS encoding DNA topoisomerase 3, translating into MKLCIAEKPSVAKEIATVLGATLKKDGYFEGAGYWVSWTFGHLCTLKEPHDYTPLWKTWNLATLPMIPSRFGIKLIENQGVQKQFRIIENLVERCEEVINCGDAGQEGELIQQWVLLKAKNVKPIKRLWISSLTEEAIKEGFQKLKSGDDFLNLYAAGSSRAIGDWLLGMNATRLYTLKYGQNKQVLSIGRVQTPTLALIVQRQKEIDGFKSAKYWELKTNYREVLFSAQVDKITSQEQAAELLSRVSDKPFQVLSYEQKEGKEQPPRLFDLTSIQVEANNKFAFSAEQTLNLVQSLYEKKIITYPRVDTTFLSEDIYPKVPKILEGLKYFSSLTEPLLGNPLRKSKKVFDDKKVTDHHAIIPTGITPSGISPDEQKIFNTVTKRFISVFYPDCTVSNTTVLGKVEDVEFKATGKQIIEPGWRIVYEGEEPIKNSSENGTKPKSKDDENDEANIEQDQESNVIMPSFEQGESGPHKPEVQEKETRPPKYFTEATLLRAMETAGKTVDNDELRDLLKENGIGRPSTRANIIETLFKRQYIIKKRKNLHATVTGIGLIDAIQSELLKSAELTGQWEYKLRQIEKGAYDVNLFKEELKQMVVDLTNEVLNAEARKIQTVSHEIKTKDIKANAGSSTSPKLKSPPLEIEGMTCPFCKEGLIKKGKSAYGCSRFNNGCNVLIPFTAYNKKLTEKQIIELLTKRKTGIIKGLEQVAGTKTDGKLWLDDENKLQIHIVNTQP; encoded by the coding sequence ATGAAACTGTGTATTGCTGAAAAACCAAGTGTTGCAAAAGAAATAGCAACCGTTTTGGGAGCAACACTCAAAAAAGACGGATATTTTGAGGGGGCAGGCTACTGGGTTTCATGGACGTTTGGTCACCTTTGTACACTGAAAGAACCGCATGATTATACTCCACTTTGGAAAACGTGGAATCTTGCAACGCTCCCGATGATTCCCTCCAGATTTGGAATAAAATTAATCGAAAATCAAGGTGTTCAAAAACAATTTCGCATCATAGAAAATCTTGTTGAGCGTTGTGAAGAAGTGATAAACTGTGGTGATGCCGGGCAAGAGGGAGAACTGATTCAGCAATGGGTTTTGTTGAAAGCAAAAAACGTGAAACCCATTAAGCGTTTATGGATATCATCACTAACCGAAGAAGCAATCAAAGAAGGGTTTCAAAAACTGAAATCCGGAGACGATTTTCTGAATCTATATGCCGCAGGAAGTAGCCGTGCAATTGGAGACTGGTTGCTTGGTATGAACGCAACACGTTTGTACACGTTGAAGTATGGGCAAAATAAACAGGTCCTCTCTATTGGTCGTGTTCAAACACCAACACTTGCTTTGATTGTTCAAAGACAAAAAGAAATAGACGGGTTCAAGTCTGCAAAATACTGGGAATTAAAAACAAACTATCGTGAAGTTTTGTTTTCAGCTCAAGTTGACAAAATTACATCTCAGGAACAAGCGGCTGAATTACTCTCTAGAGTGAGTGATAAACCCTTTCAAGTTCTTTCATACGAGCAGAAAGAAGGAAAGGAACAGCCACCACGATTATTTGATCTTACCTCTATTCAAGTTGAAGCAAATAATAAATTTGCGTTTTCTGCTGAGCAAACACTTAATTTAGTGCAGAGCTTGTACGAGAAAAAAATCATCACCTATCCGCGTGTTGATACCACGTTTTTATCTGAAGACATTTATCCAAAAGTCCCAAAAATACTTGAGGGATTGAAATATTTTTCATCCCTCACCGAACCCTTGCTAGGCAATCCTTTGCGCAAGTCAAAAAAGGTGTTTGATGATAAAAAAGTGACTGATCACCATGCTATTATTCCAACCGGAATTACGCCCTCGGGCATATCACCTGACGAACAAAAAATATTCAATACGGTAACCAAAAGATTCATTTCAGTTTTTTACCCTGACTGTACGGTGTCAAATACTACCGTTTTGGGCAAGGTGGAAGATGTTGAATTCAAAGCCACCGGTAAACAGATAATTGAGCCCGGCTGGAGAATTGTCTACGAAGGGGAAGAGCCGATTAAGAATTCGTCTGAAAACGGCACTAAACCAAAATCTAAAGACGATGAAAACGATGAGGCAAACATAGAGCAAGATCAGGAAAGCAACGTGATTATGCCTTCCTTTGAACAAGGAGAAAGCGGACCACACAAACCGGAAGTTCAAGAGAAAGAAACACGCCCACCAAAATATTTTACCGAAGCAACCTTACTGCGTGCCATGGAAACCGCCGGCAAGACAGTGGATAATGATGAGTTGAGAGATTTATTGAAAGAAAACGGAATAGGGCGTCCGTCTACCCGGGCTAACATCATTGAAACCCTTTTCAAGCGACAATACATCATTAAAAAAAGAAAAAACTTACATGCAACCGTAACCGGAATTGGTTTAATAGACGCTATACAATCAGAACTCCTCAAAAGCGCAGAGCTCACCGGACAGTGGGAATATAAACTACGACAAATAGAAAAGGGCGCTTATGATGTAAACCTTTTTAAAGAAGAATTGAAACAAATGGTTGTTGATTTAACCAATGAAGTTCTTAACGCCGAGGCACGCAAGATACAGACTGTTTCACATGAAATCAAAACAAAAGATATAAAAGCAAACGCTGGTTCAAGCACCTCACCAAAACTAAAATCACCGCCACTTGAAATTGAGGGAATGACTTGTCCTTTCTGTAAAGAGGGGCTTATCAAAAAGGGTAAATCTGCTTACGGTTGTTCGCGTTTCAATAACGGCTGCAACGTATTGATTCCGTTTACTGCCTACAATAAAAAGCTAACGGAAAAGCAAATAATAGAACTGCTCACCAAAAGAAAAACCGGTATTATAAAAGGCTTGGAGCAAGTTGCAGGAACAAAAACTGATGGAAAGTTATGGCTTGATGATGAGAATAAACTGCAAATACACATCGTAAATACCCAGCCGTGA
- a CDS encoding dihydrofolate reductase, whose product MVRIIVAVASNGVIGKNNDLIWHLPADMKFFTQTTSGHIVIMGRRNWDSIPLKYRPLSNRINVVVTRNHEFKSPDCVVFHSIEQAILHFKSQTEKDIYIIGGGQIYDETLKQNLADEMYITQINQAFDGDTWFPAVDDTKWNKKLLFTHEPDEKNKYAFSVFHYIKK is encoded by the coding sequence ATGGTGCGTATTATTGTGGCCGTGGCTTCAAACGGCGTAATTGGTAAAAACAATGATCTGATATGGCACTTGCCCGCGGACATGAAGTTTTTCACTCAAACAACTTCAGGGCACATTGTAATAATGGGACGCAGAAACTGGGACTCTATTCCGTTGAAATATCGTCCGCTGTCTAACCGTATCAATGTTGTTGTTACACGCAACCATGAATTTAAATCACCTGACTGTGTTGTTTTTCATTCTATTGAACAGGCCATTCTTCACTTTAAAAGTCAAACTGAAAAAGACATTTACATCATTGGCGGCGGACAGATTTATGACGAAACGCTGAAGCAAAATTTGGCCGATGAAATGTATATTACACAAATAAATCAGGCCTTTGATGGAGACACATGGTTCCCTGCTGTGGATGACACCAAGTGGAATAAAAAACTATTATTTACCCATGAACCAGACGAAAAAAATAAGTATGCTTTTTCTGTCTTTCATTACATAAAAAAATGA
- a CDS encoding thymidylate synthase, with protein MKQYLDLVKHIYENGAQKGDRTGTGTKSVFGYQMRFDLQAGFPMLTTKKLHLKSIIHELLWFLNGDTNVKYLQENGVKIWDAWANEGGELGPVYGAQWRNWNGTGLDQIQEVITQIKTNPDNRRIMVSAWNPSVMPNTKLSFAENVKNGKAALPPCHAFFQFYVADGKLSCQLYQRSADVFLGVPFNIASYALLTMMVAQVCNLQPGEFIHTFGDAHIYNNHFEQIQLQLQREPRPLPLMKINPHVQSIFDFKFEDFELVDYNPHPHIKGEVSV; from the coding sequence ATGAAACAATATCTTGACCTGGTAAAGCACATTTATGAAAACGGGGCACAAAAGGGAGATCGCACGGGTACCGGAACCAAAAGCGTGTTTGGATACCAGATGCGCTTTGATTTACAAGCCGGTTTTCCGATGTTGACTACTAAAAAACTGCATCTCAAATCAATCATTCACGAATTATTATGGTTTCTAAACGGCGATACCAACGTTAAGTATCTGCAAGAAAACGGTGTCAAGATATGGGACGCATGGGCAAACGAAGGCGGAGAATTAGGTCCCGTTTACGGGGCACAATGGAGAAATTGGAACGGAACAGGATTAGATCAGATTCAAGAAGTAATCACGCAAATAAAAACAAACCCTGATAATCGTCGGATAATGGTTTCAGCTTGGAACCCAAGTGTAATGCCAAACACCAAATTAAGTTTTGCTGAAAATGTAAAAAACGGAAAAGCGGCTCTACCTCCTTGTCACGCATTTTTTCAATTCTATGTTGCTGATGGAAAACTTTCATGTCAATTGTATCAAAGAAGTGCAGATGTTTTTCTAGGTGTTCCGTTCAATATTGCGTCGTATGCATTGTTAACCATGATGGTGGCTCAAGTATGCAATTTACAACCGGGAGAATTCATTCACACGTTTGGTGACGCCCACATCTACAATAATCATTTTGAGCAGATTCAATTACAGCTTCAGCGTGAACCACGCCCATTACCGTTAATGAAAATCAATCCACATGTTCAGTCCATTTTTGATTTCAAGTTTGAAGATTTTGAACTAGTAGATTACAATCCGCATCCACACATTAAAGGGGAGGTAAGTGTTTAA
- a CDS encoding SpoIIE family protein phosphatase, producing the protein MSFKFTIGKKIGTGFGVLILFIIIVFGATFFAVDNGISTFKKNDQTTNELIQVLTPSKEKVSNLRLSINESKLLAIQWVNDQSRNDVPDKIRLKNLIDHNIPKVIEDIQTLTPEWQNENDRLIFDRVIGKIDTLFGFYHEIMMLLPNIASYDDELSYFMCRLYVSQDGDVPVMAGTIEQNLLTLQNSLEQQEEDALALVKSSSAESKEKFQALTFYWALGAALIMSAILIAIFTTNSIVKPLYSLRNVLISLSKGIFPKTKMAVRKDEIGDMTIAMNGLVDGLQKTTDFAREVGQSNFNFPYQPLSEEDVLGHALLKMRDELAETERILARKVEERTAEVVSQRDEIERQRLKLVDLYKDVTDSIRYAKRLQYSILPPQEVIRKVCPDSFVLFKPKDIVSGDFYWFFQTEGKSLVAAVDCTGHGVPGAFMSLVGANGLNAAVKEHKKTSPGLILNELNNFVSDSLNKGSEDSNVRDGMDISFCTIDYKNMELEFAGANNPLYIIRNNEYIIVKADKLAIGSFEPGAQQYSNTRVPIQKGDMIYLFTDGYADQFGGEKGKKFLYRHFRDTLMNVHQKNMKEQHDALKHQIESWQGPYEQLDDILVIGVRI; encoded by the coding sequence ATGAGTTTTAAATTCACCATTGGGAAGAAAATAGGCACCGGTTTTGGGGTGCTAATCCTGTTCATTATCATAGTGTTCGGCGCAACATTCTTTGCGGTTGACAATGGTATTTCAACATTTAAAAAGAATGACCAGACCACGAATGAACTAATTCAGGTATTAACCCCATCTAAAGAAAAAGTAAGTAATCTACGCTTATCAATCAATGAGTCAAAACTACTGGCTATCCAATGGGTTAACGATCAAAGCCGCAATGATGTGCCGGATAAAATCAGATTAAAAAATCTTATTGATCACAACATTCCAAAAGTTATTGAAGATATACAAACGTTAACTCCTGAGTGGCAGAATGAAAATGACCGATTAATTTTTGATCGGGTAATTGGAAAAATAGATACCCTTTTTGGTTTTTACCATGAAATCATGATGCTGCTGCCCAACATTGCAAGTTATGATGATGAGTTGAGTTATTTTATGTGTCGTTTGTATGTTTCACAGGATGGTGATGTGCCTGTGATGGCGGGCACCATAGAACAAAATCTCTTAACCCTTCAAAACAGTCTTGAGCAACAAGAAGAAGACGCGCTTGCGCTGGTAAAAAGCTCTTCAGCTGAATCAAAAGAAAAATTCCAGGCGCTAACATTTTATTGGGCTTTGGGTGCGGCATTGATTATGTCTGCAATACTCATTGCTATTTTCACAACCAACTCCATTGTAAAACCATTGTATTCATTACGCAATGTCCTGATTTCACTTAGTAAAGGAATTTTCCCAAAAACAAAAATGGCTGTGCGCAAGGACGAAATTGGCGACATGACCATTGCAATGAATGGCTTGGTAGACGGCTTACAAAAAACCACAGATTTTGCACGTGAAGTTGGTCAGAGTAATTTCAACTTTCCGTATCAACCACTCAGTGAAGAAGATGTGCTTGGTCATGCTTTATTAAAAATGCGCGATGAACTTGCAGAGACAGAAAGAATATTGGCTCGCAAAGTGGAGGAACGAACTGCAGAAGTTGTAAGTCAGCGTGATGAAATTGAACGGCAGAGATTAAAATTAGTTGACCTCTATAAAGACGTTACTGACAGTATACGCTACGCAAAACGTCTGCAATATTCAATACTACCACCACAAGAGGTTATCCGCAAAGTTTGCCCTGATTCATTCGTACTTTTTAAACCAAAAGACATAGTTTCTGGAGATTTTTACTGGTTTTTTCAAACTGAAGGGAAATCATTGGTAGCTGCGGTTGACTGCACAGGACACGGTGTGCCGGGCGCATTTATGAGTTTGGTGGGTGCAAACGGATTGAATGCTGCTGTAAAAGAACATAAAAAAACTTCACCGGGGTTGATCCTCAATGAGCTGAATAATTTTGTGTCTGACTCATTAAATAAAGGCAGTGAAGACAGTAATGTGCGTGATGGAATGGATATTTCATTCTGTACTATTGATTATAAAAACATGGAATTGGAATTTGCCGGCGCCAACAATCCACTTTATATTATTCGTAACAACGAGTATATTATTGTAAAAGCAGACAAGCTTGCCATTGGTTCTTTTGAGCCAGGCGCTCAGCAGTATAGTAACACGAGGGTGCCTATTCAAAAAGGCGATATGATTTATCTTTTCACCGATGGCTATGCGGATCAATTTGGTGGTGAAAAGGGTAAAAAATTCCTCTATCGTCACTTCAGAGATACGTTAATGAACGTACACCAAAAAAACATGAAAGAACAACACGATGCACTCAAACATCAAATAGAATCATGGCAGGGACCTTATGAGCAGTTGGATGATATTTTGGTGATTGGTGTAAGAATATAA
- a CDS encoding YfiR family protein: MDVKDTRAVNKALFLYTFATLIDWPEEYRKGNFVIGVLSTNTDVYNELNTKYKGKSIGSQEIVVEKYASKSDIVKAHILFLGEDKSDQITAVTTLLKTKSTLLVTEKEGYLSKGAVINFVLDGNKQAYEISKPNAKKYNLVIAGKLTTLAYKVVE; the protein is encoded by the coding sequence ATGGATGTAAAAGACACGCGCGCCGTTAATAAGGCTCTTTTCCTATACACATTTGCAACATTAATTGATTGGCCTGAAGAATATAGAAAAGGCAATTTTGTAATTGGCGTGCTCTCTACTAACACAGATGTGTATAATGAGCTCAACACAAAATATAAAGGAAAATCAATAGGTAGTCAGGAAATTGTTGTTGAAAAATATGCCTCAAAATCAGACATTGTAAAGGCACACATTTTGTTTTTAGGTGAAGATAAAAGTGATCAGATAACCGCTGTAACCACTCTGCTGAAAACTAAGAGCACCCTATTGGTAACTGAAAAGGAAGGCTACCTGTCAAAGGGCGCGGTGATCAATTTTGTATTAGACGGAAACAAGCAGGCTTATGAGATTAGCAAGCCCAATGCAAAAAAATATAATTTGGTAATAGCCGGAAAACTTACCACTCTGGCTTATAAAGTTGTTGAATGA
- a CDS encoding ferritin, translating into MNKKIEKILNKQIEAEAVSSQLYLAMAIWAETNGYSGTSSFLYRHTDEERMHMLKLIKFVNERGGKAILPAIPAPKQNFQSLSDVFSQLLEHELKVTDMINEVVFVCLQEKDYTTHNFMQWYVAEQLEEEALARTIMDKLRLIGGDKGGIYMFDRDIETLTGGATNNQPAA; encoded by the coding sequence ATGAATAAGAAAATTGAAAAAATTCTCAACAAACAAATTGAAGCTGAGGCAGTATCTTCACAACTTTATTTAGCAATGGCAATTTGGGCTGAAACCAATGGATACTCAGGCACATCATCATTTCTTTATCGTCATACTGATGAAGAGCGCATGCACATGTTGAAGCTTATAAAATTTGTGAATGAGCGAGGCGGTAAAGCCATTCTTCCTGCAATTCCTGCTCCCAAACAAAATTTTCAATCACTTTCAGATGTGTTCTCACAATTATTAGAACACGAATTAAAAGTGACAGACATGATCAATGAAGTGGTATTTGTTTGTCTTCAAGAAAAAGATTATACCACGCATAACTTTATGCAATGGTATGTTGCTGAACAATTAGAAGAAGAGGCGCTTGCCCGCACCATCATGGATAAACTCAGGCTGATAGGCGGAGACAAAGGTGGTATCTATATGTTTGACCGCGACATAGAAACTTTGACAGGTGGTGCAACAAATAACCAGCCCGCAGCGTAA
- the rnr gene encoding ribonuclease R, with product MSKKNKKSSQKLSNFLREAMLKLFKANEQKAYNYKQVAQELNVQDKEIRKLIFELLTEMKKDGFLNERERGLFSYAAGENFYTGTIEFTNRGSAFVTCDDFREDIFIPTKNVGKALNGDKVRVRITAKARNRKPEGVVMEILERNDRLFVGTMDIQQTIAFLVPDDPKIDVDIFIPVGKLNEARHGDKAVARLTDWPDTAKNPFGEVIEVYGRPGSNDAEMKAILVANGIKFSFPDDVLAEANNISASIQPDEIAKRRDFRNITTFTIDPVDAKDFDDAISVEFLENGNIAVGVHIADVAHYVTENSALDQEALLRGNSVYLADRVVPMLPEHLSNGICSLRPHEEKLTFSAVFELNDQAKVLNEWFGKTIICSAHRFTYEQAQEIIETKKGDYAKEILVVDNLAKKLRAERMKNGALEVQSTEIRFEFDKDGKPIGVVKKIIKDSNKLIEEFMLLANRQVGAYVGDSKRKTRIPLIYRVHDKPDPEKVEQFRVFLSKFGKNFSYRDERDIARKMNEIFHQMKDEPSINMIQQMAIKSMAKAEYDTQNIGHYGLAFTHYAHFTSPIRRYADLVVHRILFEAINYKTVHHAKLTQTARHISITERKATDAERMSRKFFQAQFLKDRVGDEFEGTITGLSDWGMFVELTENFCEGMIALKSMKDDRYYFDERDYVVVGVNDNKEFNVGDKVKVKLNSVSLARKQIDFVLVND from the coding sequence ATGAGTAAAAAAAATAAAAAGAGCTCTCAAAAACTAAGCAACTTCTTGCGTGAGGCTATGCTCAAGCTATTTAAGGCCAATGAGCAAAAGGCATATAATTATAAACAAGTGGCGCAGGAACTTAATGTTCAAGACAAAGAAATTAGAAAATTGATTTTTGAACTGCTCACTGAAATGAAAAAAGATGGGTTTTTAAATGAGCGTGAGCGTGGCTTATTTTCGTATGCTGCGGGCGAAAATTTTTACACCGGCACCATTGAATTTACTAATAGAGGCTCAGCGTTTGTTACCTGTGATGATTTTCGTGAGGATATTTTTATTCCGACTAAAAATGTAGGCAAAGCGTTGAATGGAGACAAAGTAAGGGTGCGCATTACAGCCAAGGCCAGAAACAGAAAACCGGAAGGTGTTGTGATGGAAATTCTTGAGCGCAATGATAGATTATTTGTTGGAACAATGGACATTCAGCAAACGATTGCTTTTTTAGTGCCAGATGATCCTAAAATTGATGTGGATATTTTTATTCCGGTTGGCAAACTCAATGAGGCAAGACACGGAGACAAAGCAGTTGCAAGATTGACGGATTGGCCTGATACAGCCAAAAACCCATTTGGAGAGGTTATTGAGGTTTATGGAAGGCCCGGATCAAATGACGCTGAAATGAAAGCAATTCTGGTGGCTAATGGCATTAAGTTCAGTTTTCCGGATGATGTTTTAGCTGAAGCAAATAATATTTCAGCTAGCATTCAACCGGACGAAATTGCAAAAAGACGTGACTTCAGAAATATTACCACATTTACTATTGACCCGGTTGATGCCAAAGATTTTGATGATGCAATTTCAGTCGAATTTTTAGAGAACGGCAATATTGCTGTTGGTGTTCACATTGCAGATGTTGCGCATTATGTAACTGAAAATTCTGCCCTTGATCAAGAGGCCTTATTGCGCGGAAATTCTGTCTATTTGGCTGATAGGGTAGTGCCTATGTTGCCAGAACATTTATCTAACGGAATTTGTTCACTCCGTCCGCATGAAGAAAAACTTACTTTTTCTGCGGTGTTTGAATTAAATGATCAGGCCAAAGTTTTAAACGAGTGGTTTGGCAAAACCATCATTTGTTCTGCGCATCGGTTCACCTATGAACAGGCGCAAGAAATAATAGAAACAAAAAAAGGCGACTATGCCAAAGAAATTTTGGTTGTAGATAATTTGGCTAAAAAATTGCGCGCAGAAAGAATGAAAAATGGGGCGCTGGAAGTGCAGTCTACTGAAATCAGATTTGAGTTTGATAAAGACGGGAAGCCAATTGGTGTGGTGAAAAAAATCATTAAAGATTCAAACAAACTGATTGAAGAATTTATGCTGCTTGCCAATAGACAGGTAGGCGCTTATGTTGGAGATTCTAAGCGCAAAACCAGAATACCGTTAATCTATCGTGTGCATGATAAACCCGACCCGGAGAAGGTGGAGCAATTCAGGGTGTTTCTTTCAAAATTTGGTAAAAACTTTTCCTATCGTGATGAGCGAGATATTGCTCGCAAGATGAATGAAATTTTTCATCAAATGAAAGATGAACCGTCTATAAATATGATTCAGCAAATGGCTATAAAATCAATGGCCAAGGCAGAGTATGATACGCAGAATATTGGGCATTACGGATTGGCTTTTACACATTATGCGCATTTTACATCGCCTATCAGACGATATGCTGATTTGGTTGTGCATCGAATATTATTTGAAGCAATCAATTACAAAACTGTACATCACGCCAAGCTAACACAAACTGCCCGACACATCTCAATTACTGAACGCAAGGCAACTGACGCTGAGCGCATGTCAAGAAAATTTTTTCAGGCACAGTTTTTAAAAGATAGAGTTGGAGATGAATTTGAAGGCACCATCACCGGTCTGTCTGATTGGGGGATGTTTGTTGAGTTAACTGAAAATTTTTGTGAAGGCATGATTGCCCTTAAATCAATGAAAGATGATCGGTATTATTTTGATGAACGAGATTATGTTGTCGTGGGTGTTAATGACAACAAAGAGTTTAACGTGGGCGATAAGGTGAAAGTAAAATTGAATTCAGTTAGTTTGGCCAGAAAACAAATTGATTTTGTACTGGTAAATGATTAG
- a CDS encoding DUF2490 domain-containing protein, translating to MRIVFTALLFGSVSAFTQIHDACIWTAAGLNADLTDKLSLGYNTEIRLYKNASTLDSYINEIGLGFKPIKNLSLGFDYRYSRKDQEGYFEGVHRFGAELSYDYKIEGTGIRLKARARYQLPFNYLGVINNAIYPDNRNVLRFKLSVKYRPTNLKLVQPFCSYELYKAVKPKNQFNAIDSYRLVFGATLDLPKRHSVDLYYMLENEFRSAPQVNHIYGIQYNYDLFKDPIIKSKN from the coding sequence ATGCGTATTGTTTTCACGGCTTTATTATTTGGTTCTGTTTCTGCCTTTACTCAGATTCATGACGCTTGTATATGGACAGCTGCCGGTCTGAATGCAGACCTTACCGACAAACTATCGCTGGGGTACAATACTGAAATAAGGTTATACAAAAATGCAAGCACATTAGATTCATACATCAATGAAATAGGCTTGGGATTTAAACCCATAAAAAACTTATCACTTGGTTTTGATTATCGCTACAGCAGAAAAGATCAGGAAGGATATTTTGAAGGTGTTCACCGATTTGGCGCTGAATTATCTTATGATTATAAGATTGAAGGTACCGGCATCAGGCTAAAAGCAAGAGCTAGATATCAATTGCCATTCAACTATTTAGGGGTTATCAATAATGCTATTTACCCTGATAATAGAAACGTGCTGCGCTTCAAATTATCGGTAAAATATCGTCCTACCAATTTAAAACTGGTTCAACCATTTTGCAGTTACGAATTATACAAGGCAGTTAAACCAAAAAACCAATTTAATGCTATTGATTCGTATCGTCTTGTTTTTGGAGCAACATTAGATTTGCCAAAAAGACATTCTGTGGATTTATACTATATGCTTGAAAATGAGTTCAGGTCAGCGCCGCAAGTAAATCATATTTACGGCATTCAATATAACTATGATTTGTTTAAGGATCCGATTATTAAATCTAAAAACTAA